The Niastella koreensis GR20-10 genome includes a window with the following:
- a CDS encoding TlpA family protein disulfide reductase, producing the protein MQKLHLIIGLILLVNLVAAQSVNTYVANTSPLDKKCPNFVFDTLINYKKEKVALADWKGKSVILDFWSTSCLPCIADFPKLENFQKRFGDSLQIMLATGGLERTSNFYEARKKMNKPVGLPCAIDKKAHEYFKIKVVSTFVWIDDQGYIKAITDDSQLTEANIAAFVNKKELHLRQMETPEFADYKNKKYLVTIANEIDTNSVVFNSSLTKCLKSVKGGYLPPPKGIGTTVHATNAMIGALYMIAFGDSTGAVPYSRLVVESAHPEKYIAPKGIDYEEWRNDNTFCYELTVPKDRANDLLKIMQDDLKRMFGVNAFMEVRTQKCLVLTAGKKIHLQADRSAIPKKVYNTGGCSVINKPFADLFDLIRHFNQDKIVLDETGITDNVTVSLSAQMNDIDALNETLKQYGLNLAYKDRPVKMLVIRDPVLSGGM; encoded by the coding sequence ATGCAAAAACTACATTTAATAATAGGGTTGATCTTATTGGTAAACTTGGTTGCAGCCCAATCTGTCAATACATATGTTGCCAATACCTCCCCGCTTGATAAAAAGTGCCCCAATTTTGTATTTGATACCCTTATCAATTACAAAAAAGAAAAAGTAGCCTTGGCCGACTGGAAAGGTAAATCTGTGATCCTTGATTTTTGGAGCACCAGCTGTTTACCCTGTATTGCGGACTTTCCGAAGCTGGAAAATTTTCAAAAACGATTTGGGGATTCTCTGCAAATTATGTTAGCTACTGGTGGATTGGAAAGGACCAGTAACTTTTATGAAGCCAGGAAGAAGATGAACAAACCGGTGGGGTTGCCCTGTGCTATTGATAAGAAAGCGCACGAGTATTTTAAGATAAAAGTGGTTTCTACCTTTGTTTGGATAGACGACCAGGGGTATATAAAAGCAATCACCGATGACTCCCAGCTTACAGAAGCAAATATTGCTGCATTCGTTAATAAAAAGGAATTGCATTTACGGCAAATGGAAACACCGGAATTTGCCGATTATAAAAATAAAAAATACCTGGTAACCATCGCCAATGAAATAGATACCAACAGTGTGGTGTTTAATTCTTCCCTCACAAAATGCCTGAAAAGTGTGAAAGGGGGATATTTGCCTCCGCCGAAGGGCATTGGAACAACCGTACATGCCACCAATGCCATGATCGGTGCTTTATATATGATTGCGTTTGGCGATTCAACGGGTGCGGTACCGTATAGTAGATTGGTGGTTGAGTCTGCCCATCCTGAAAAATATATAGCACCCAAGGGTATCGACTACGAGGAATGGAGGAATGATAATACATTCTGTTATGAACTTACTGTGCCTAAAGATAGAGCGAACGATCTTTTGAAGATCATGCAGGACGACCTGAAAAGGATGTTTGGGGTAAATGCATTTATGGAAGTACGTACCCAGAAGTGTTTGGTGTTAACGGCAGGAAAAAAAATTCATCTGCAGGCTGACAGGTCCGCCATCCCTAAGAAAGTGTATAATACCGGAGGCTGTTCTGTAATAAATAAACCTTTTGCCGATCTGTTCGATCTGATCAGGCATTTCAACCAGGATAAAATAGTGCTGGATGAAACCGGCATCACTGATAACGTTACGGTTTCATTAAGTGCACAAATGAACGATATTGATGCCCTGAACGAAACATTGAAGCAATACGGATTAAATCTTGCATACAAAGACCGGCCTGTAAAAATGCTGGTCATCAGGGATCCTGTTTTATCGGGAGGGATGTAA
- a CDS encoding RagB/SusD family nutrient uptake outer membrane protein: MNLYKILLFVFVSVIAVSCKKDWLEIRSNKSLDVPNTIDKYQALLDNSAIMNDARPSMGEISADNYYLSYNTWNTWNTTFKNAYTWETDIYNATLSDPQNWNNPYRQAFYANIVLDGLDDVKSTGDILHYNNARGCALYYRGEAFFWVSQIYTRPYSLTFPDNPGIPLRLDSDPNGTSVRAGMHDTYQQILNDLQGSLNYLPVIPLYKTRPSKPAAFAMLSRVYLVMQDYSHALQYADSCLKLYDSVLDYNTVKTAGIMYPIPPQNKEVIFLATLDDPLQTLGVNSLVDSTLYRSYDNNDLRKTLFYKPNTSGLPNFIGTYTGGATLVSTVSTKAFGGIATDEVYLTRAECYARTGNVQAAMNDLNKLMAARWKSTVPFVPFTAANPTDALAIILQERRKETPFRGLRWLDLRRLNSEGANITLTRNLNGQQYTLPPNDPRYTLPIPPDVISMSGMTQNDR, translated from the coding sequence ATGAATCTTTATAAAATATTACTGTTTGTTTTTGTGAGTGTGATTGCTGTTTCCTGTAAAAAAGACTGGCTGGAAATTCGATCCAATAAATCATTGGATGTTCCCAATACTATAGATAAGTACCAGGCTCTATTGGATAATTCGGCCATCATGAATGATGCACGCCCTTCAATGGGTGAGATAAGTGCCGATAATTATTATCTTTCCTATAATACCTGGAATACCTGGAATACAACTTTTAAAAACGCTTATACCTGGGAGACTGATATTTATAATGCTACACTTTCTGATCCACAAAACTGGAATAACCCTTACCGCCAGGCTTTTTATGCAAATATTGTATTGGATGGCCTCGATGATGTGAAGTCGACCGGAGATATCCTGCATTATAATAATGCAAGAGGGTGCGCACTGTATTACCGGGGCGAAGCATTTTTTTGGGTGTCACAGATCTATACAAGACCTTATAGTTTAACATTTCCCGATAATCCTGGTATCCCGCTGCGCCTGGATTCTGATCCTAATGGTACTTCTGTACGGGCCGGGATGCACGATACCTATCAACAGATCCTGAATGACCTGCAGGGGTCGCTGAATTACCTGCCGGTTATTCCTTTGTATAAAACCCGGCCTTCAAAACCCGCAGCCTTTGCTATGTTGTCGAGGGTTTACCTGGTAATGCAGGATTATTCCCATGCATTGCAGTATGCAGATTCCTGTTTGAAGTTATATGACTCGGTGCTTGACTATAATACGGTAAAGACCGCCGGAATAATGTATCCCATTCCCCCGCAAAATAAGGAAGTTATTTTTCTGGCAACGTTGGATGATCCTTTACAGACCCTTGGCGTAAATAGTCTGGTTGATTCAACCCTGTATCGAAGTTATGATAACAACGACCTCAGAAAGACCTTGTTTTATAAACCAAACACTTCTGGCCTGCCCAATTTCATTGGTACCTATACTGGCGGAGCAACATTAGTATCAACGGTTTCCACCAAAGCATTTGGTGGTATTGCTACGGATGAAGTATACCTTACCCGGGCAGAATGTTATGCCCGTACTGGTAATGTTCAGGCTGCCATGAATGATCTGAATAAATTAATGGCTGCGCGTTGGAAATCGACAGTTCCTTTTGTTCCATTTACTGCGGCCAACCCCACCGATGCGCTGGCGATCATTTTACAGGAAAGAAGAAAGGAAACCCCCTTCCGGGGATTGAGGTGGCTTGACCTGAGACGACTGAACAGCGAAGGCGCCAATATTACTTTAACCAGGAATTTAAACGGTCAACAATATACTTTACCCCCTAATGACCCAAGATATACCCTGCCCATACCACCTGATGTTATTTCAATGTCAGGTATGACGCAGAACGATCGTTAG
- a CDS encoding SusC/RagA family TonB-linked outer membrane protein, translating to MQFRNYLPDFIACTVTGKPINHLKSIVSKQTLRIMKLTAILLTIVFLNVNATGVSQTVTYSGDNILLEKVFTAIKQQTGYLFLYPADVVKDATKVTIHVKNAPLEEALEQALKGQPLRYMIQNKTIVISKNREAGDNKKPNEKGIAPPVDVKGRVLNHKGEPLAGANVKVKGTAIGGVTNADGFFDLRGVGENAVLEVSYLGFETQTINVDGKTDLSIKLSLEVSEMASVSVSVYTGYQQIPKERATGSFVQIDNKLLNRGTSLDVLGRLEGVASGVAFYRNSKTDQATVAVRGRSTIFGNDKPLIVLDNFPFDGDLNNINPNTIESITILRDAAAASIYGVRSANGVIVITSRKGTANHAPQVHFNTNVTVGAKPDMSYLPLMSSADYIDLEKDFFARGWYAGQEAAASKSPLTPVVELLIKKRDGQIAAADADQQIEAMKQNNARDQYEKYFLRNEVIVQNALSLSGGGERSKYFLTLGYDKDKSSYVGNRFERFSVNANNSFTPFKNVDINTSLMYTNTKFVNNNPGISAFTDVLAKKAYPYEQMADENGNALAVPYGFRDPYKALKESQGALDWQYRPLDELNLANNVAQQSYNRLNVEIRKTFTSAFNIEVKYQYEKQLKKQNNLMSQATYFTRNLINTYFNPAAGVVRNPVPLGDILDQTNYDLEGHTGRAQANFNQTWQKKHKVSAIAGFEVKQLETQSYQNRLYGYSNETLVSQPIDFVTKYPTNPQSTLAAVPSIRTVTGLTQRFMSYYANGSYTFDDRYVFSASGRFDNTNYFGVKTNQRIVPLWSTGVKWNISREKFFKSGLFDQLAVRATYGYNGNVNTDLTAYTTVRYGTDLTNKSTTGTVVNPPNPELRWEKVSMANLAVLFTLKKNVLSGTIEYFSKKGDDLIGDVAMDPTTGITSFRGNVSDLKGHGVDVQLNGRVAAGRQFSWDPSFLFSYATDKVTNYSKILPGYSILTGSSGDASVLTPLNGHPAYSIYSFAWGGLDPTNGDPMGILDGQKTKDYSALLTKTTTADLVYNGPVNPQVVGAFRNDFYWNNFSVSVNITYKLNYYFRRASMDYGQFLNYWMGNKDYVNRWQKAGDEERTNIPSIPDAVPGSMSNRDYRFYANSAVLVEKGDHIRLQDIVLSYDLVKEKLHRLPFQTAHIYCNMHNLAILWRANNYGIDPDAVPYTLATVLPQPRSITLGAKFDF from the coding sequence ATGCAATTTCGCAATTACCTGCCGGATTTTATTGCTTGCACGGTGACCGGCAAACCCATTAACCATTTAAAATCGATCGTAAGTAAACAGACCTTACGTATTATGAAATTAACTGCCATCCTATTGACCATTGTCTTTTTAAACGTAAACGCAACGGGAGTTTCCCAAACGGTTACTTATTCAGGCGATAACATATTGCTGGAAAAAGTATTTACTGCTATAAAACAACAAACGGGCTATTTATTCCTGTATCCGGCCGATGTTGTAAAAGACGCAACCAAGGTGACCATACATGTGAAAAATGCACCCTTGGAAGAAGCGTTGGAGCAGGCGTTGAAAGGTCAGCCCCTCCGGTACATGATCCAGAATAAAACGATCGTGATCTCCAAGAACCGGGAGGCCGGCGATAATAAAAAACCAAATGAAAAGGGAATAGCGCCGCCGGTTGATGTAAAAGGAAGGGTGCTGAATCATAAAGGTGAACCGCTGGCCGGCGCCAATGTAAAAGTAAAAGGTACAGCCATTGGCGGTGTTACCAATGCCGATGGATTTTTTGATTTAAGAGGAGTAGGGGAAAATGCCGTGCTGGAAGTTTCTTACCTCGGCTTTGAAACCCAAACCATAAATGTAGATGGCAAGACGGATTTGTCTATAAAACTTTCGTTGGAAGTAAGTGAAATGGCCAGCGTATCTGTATCGGTATATACCGGTTATCAGCAGATTCCCAAAGAAAGGGCCACTGGTTCTTTTGTACAGATTGATAATAAATTGTTGAACCGCGGTACTTCGCTGGATGTACTGGGACGGTTGGAGGGAGTGGCGAGTGGGGTGGCATTTTACCGGAACAGTAAAACTGATCAGGCCACTGTTGCCGTACGGGGCCGGAGCACCATCTTTGGCAATGATAAGCCGCTGATCGTATTGGATAATTTTCCTTTCGACGGAGATCTCAACAATATTAATCCCAATACCATTGAATCTATTACCATCTTGCGCGATGCAGCAGCTGCATCTATCTATGGCGTACGATCTGCCAATGGTGTTATCGTCATCACGTCAAGAAAAGGGACTGCCAATCACGCTCCGCAGGTACACTTCAATACCAATGTTACCGTTGGCGCCAAACCAGATATGAGTTATTTGCCATTGATGTCATCTGCTGATTATATTGACCTGGAAAAAGATTTTTTTGCAAGGGGCTGGTATGCCGGTCAGGAAGCCGCAGCTTCCAAATCACCGTTAACACCGGTAGTGGAATTATTAATAAAGAAGCGCGATGGGCAGATCGCTGCCGCTGATGCTGACCAGCAGATCGAAGCCATGAAACAGAACAATGCAAGAGACCAATATGAGAAATACTTTTTAAGAAATGAGGTAATTGTACAAAATGCATTGTCTCTTTCAGGGGGCGGCGAAAGATCGAAATACTTTTTGACATTGGGGTATGATAAAGATAAAAGCAGTTATGTGGGAAATCGCTTCGAGCGGTTTTCAGTGAACGCTAACAATAGTTTTACTCCATTCAAAAATGTGGATATCAATACCAGCCTGATGTATACAAACACAAAGTTTGTAAATAACAACCCTGGTATCAGCGCTTTCACCGATGTATTGGCAAAAAAGGCGTATCCATACGAACAAATGGCCGATGAGAACGGAAATGCATTGGCAGTGCCATACGGGTTTCGGGATCCTTACAAAGCCTTGAAAGAGAGCCAGGGTGCTTTAGACTGGCAATACCGGCCATTAGACGAATTGAACCTGGCCAATAATGTGGCCCAGCAAAGCTATAACCGGCTGAATGTAGAGATTAGAAAAACGTTCACGTCCGCCTTTAATATTGAAGTAAAATATCAATATGAAAAGCAATTGAAGAAACAGAACAACCTCATGAGTCAGGCCACTTATTTCACCCGGAATTTGATCAACACCTATTTTAATCCCGCTGCCGGTGTCGTAAGAAACCCTGTTCCGTTGGGCGATATTCTCGATCAAACAAACTATGACCTGGAAGGCCACACGGGCCGGGCGCAGGCAAACTTCAACCAAACCTGGCAAAAAAAGCACAAGGTGAGCGCTATTGCCGGTTTTGAAGTAAAGCAGTTGGAAACCCAAAGTTATCAGAACCGTTTGTATGGGTACAGTAATGAAACCCTCGTAAGCCAACCGATTGATTTTGTAACCAAGTATCCAACCAACCCGCAATCAACGCTTGCCGCAGTTCCTTCTATTCGTACTGTAACCGGCTTAACACAAAGGTTTATGTCGTATTATGCCAATGGCTCCTACACGTTTGACGACCGTTATGTGTTTTCAGCCAGCGGCCGTTTCGATAATACCAATTATTTCGGGGTTAAAACAAATCAACGGATAGTACCCTTATGGTCAACCGGTGTTAAATGGAATATTTCACGGGAAAAGTTTTTCAAAAGCGGTCTGTTCGATCAGTTAGCAGTGAGGGCAACCTATGGATATAATGGAAATGTGAATACAGACCTTACTGCCTATACTACAGTGCGATATGGTACAGATTTAACTAACAAGAGTACAACAGGAACAGTGGTAAACCCTCCCAATCCTGAATTGCGTTGGGAAAAAGTAAGTATGGCCAACCTGGCTGTTCTTTTTACTTTGAAGAAAAACGTGTTGTCGGGTACCATAGAATATTTTTCAAAAAAGGGTGACGATCTCATTGGTGATGTGGCCATGGACCCTACAACCGGTATTACTAGCTTCAGAGGTAACGTATCGGATCTTAAAGGGCATGGTGTTGATGTGCAGCTGAATGGTAGAGTAGCCGCGGGCCGGCAATTCAGTTGGGACCCTTCCTTTTTATTCAGTTATGCAACTGATAAAGTAACAAACTATTCAAAAATACTTCCCGGTTACAGCATTTTAACGGGAAGCAGTGGTGATGCATCTGTATTGACACCGCTCAATGGTCATCCGGCTTACAGTATTTACAGCTTCGCCTGGGGCGGTTTGGATCCCACCAACGGCGACCCTATGGGAATTTTGGATGGTCAAAAAACAAAAGATTATTCGGCTTTACTCACCAAAACTACTACTGCTGACCTGGTGTATAATGGTCCGGTTAATCCGCAGGTAGTAGGCGCTTTCCGCAACGACTTTTATTGGAACAACTTTTCTGTGTCGGTAAATATCACTTATAAACTGAATTATTACTTCAGAAGAGCTTCCATGGATTATGGACAGTTTTTGAATTATTGGATGGGTAATAAGGACTATGTGAACCGGTGGCAAAAGGCGGGTGATGAAGAACGAACCAATATCCCATCCATTCCCGACGCTGTTCCCGGTTCAATGAGTAACAGGGATTACAGGTTTTATGCAAATTCGGCCGTACTGGTAGAAAAGGGTGATCATATCCGGCTACAGGATATTGTACTAAGTTATGATCTTGTAAAAGAGAAATTACACAGGCTGCCATTTCAAACGGCGCATATTTATTGCAATATGCACAACTTGGCTATTCTTTGGCGTGCCAACAATTACGGTATCGATCCGGATGCGGTTCCCTATACCCTGGCTACGGTGTTGCCACAACCCCGCAGTATAACACTGGGCGCCAAATTTGATTTTTAA
- a CDS encoding FecR family protein, with protein MKDNSIINGIIIKVITGEELTSAESTMYEEYISDEGNRRFVEQFKNDAYQLQKLKEIHAIDVAGGRAIIEEELNRNYGKQVDIKRPRKLFRDVATSAAAVLVILSAAYFLWHNNPNKSAGLKEDVKVASKVIGPAQRMASLTLADGKKILLDSAKAGQLAQQGGSVVVNENGTLKYQSKTAAQEIIYNTLTTAYAQTYSMVLADGSKAWLNAGASIRYPVEFSGNERKVEITGEVYFEVAHDAAKPFIVHVTGQKGPMDVQVLGTHFNINAYDDEPLMKATLLEGSVKVTKDAASVLLKPGEQTSVSQSSQLSQPIPVQTDAVIAWKNGIFSFKDADIDVVMRQLIKWYDIEVVYEGVKPSDKISGEMQRNLTLPQVAENLDFMTGLHFRVEGRKLIVPAASPNDSHKNDKQPI; from the coding sequence ATGAAGGACAACAGCATCATCAATGGAATAATTATAAAAGTAATTACCGGTGAAGAGCTTACCTCAGCGGAAAGCACAATGTATGAGGAATATATTTCAGACGAAGGAAACCGCCGGTTTGTGGAGCAGTTTAAAAATGATGCCTACCAGCTTCAGAAACTGAAAGAAATTCATGCCATTGATGTAGCAGGTGGCAGGGCTATAATTGAAGAAGAATTAAATAGGAATTATGGAAAGCAGGTAGATATAAAAAGACCGAGAAAGTTATTTCGGGATGTAGCAACCTCAGCAGCAGCAGTATTGGTTATACTGTCTGCTGCTTATTTTTTATGGCACAATAATCCGAATAAATCTGCCGGACTAAAAGAGGATGTGAAGGTGGCTTCAAAGGTGATCGGGCCTGCACAAAGAATGGCTTCCCTTACCCTGGCCGATGGCAAAAAAATCCTGCTGGATAGCGCCAAAGCCGGTCAACTGGCCCAACAGGGCGGATCGGTTGTTGTAAATGAGAACGGCACCCTGAAATACCAGTCCAAAACAGCTGCCCAGGAAATAATATATAATACCCTCACTACAGCCTATGCCCAAACTTATAGTATGGTACTGGCCGATGGCAGTAAAGCATGGTTGAATGCCGGCGCCTCCATCCGGTACCCGGTTGAATTTTCCGGTAACGAAAGAAAAGTAGAAATAACCGGCGAAGTATATTTTGAAGTAGCCCACGATGCTGCCAAACCATTCATCGTTCATGTAACCGGCCAAAAGGGTCCAATGGACGTACAGGTATTAGGAACTCACTTTAATATTAATGCATATGATGACGAACCGCTGATGAAGGCAACTTTATTAGAAGGGAGCGTGAAAGTTACCAAAGATGCCGCATCAGTTTTATTAAAGCCCGGAGAACAAACATCAGTATCTCAGTCATCCCAGCTATCCCAACCAATCCCGGTTCAGACAGACGCCGTAATTGCCTGGAAGAATGGCATATTCAGTTTTAAAGATGCAGATATCGATGTAGTGATGCGTCAGTTAATAAAGTGGTACGACATTGAAGTGGTGTATGAAGGTGTTAAGCCATCCGATAAAATAAGTGGAGAAATGCAACGGAATTTAACGCTGCCGCAGGTAGCTGAGAACCTCGATTTCATGACCGGTTTGCATTTCCGGGTGGAAGGAAGAAAACTGATCGTTCCGGCTGCCTCACCCAATGATTCCCATAAGAATGATAAGCAACCTATATAG
- a CDS encoding RNA polymerase sigma factor: MTDEQIMQKILEKDPEAFNEVYNKLYRKLFLFANSLIANTEEARDIVTESFIKLWSQENYFSNMTHLQVYFYTVIKNACIDYLRRDKLKAKIENRLVKEEHITENVIEKKYQEAELVQILYDRINQLPDRMQQVFKLTYLDGFSRTEVAQMLNLSENTIRNTNAAAMKALRLTLGVEQVMILIFIALLFMMAA, translated from the coding sequence ATGACAGATGAGCAAATTATGCAGAAAATCCTGGAGAAGGATCCTGAGGCGTTTAATGAGGTGTATAATAAACTTTATCGCAAATTGTTCCTGTTTGCCAATAGCCTTATCGCCAACACGGAAGAAGCCAGGGATATCGTGACTGAATCGTTTATTAAACTTTGGTCTCAGGAAAACTATTTTTCCAATATGACTCACCTGCAGGTGTACTTCTACACCGTTATAAAAAATGCATGTATTGATTATTTACGCAGAGATAAACTGAAAGCAAAAATCGAGAACCGCCTGGTTAAGGAAGAACACATCACCGAAAATGTTATTGAAAAAAAATACCAGGAAGCCGAGCTGGTGCAGATTTTATACGATCGCATAAACCAGTTGCCCGACAGAATGCAGCAGGTTTTCAAGCTCACTTATTTGGATGGGTTCAGCAGAACGGAGGTAGCGCAAATGTTGAACCTTTCAGAAAATACCATCCGCAATACCAACGCCGCCGCCATGAAAGCGCTTAGGCTTACCCTTGGGGTTGAACAGGTAATGATCCTGATCTTTATTGCTCTTCTGTTTATGATGGCTGCCTAG